The sequence below is a genomic window from Photobacterium atrarenae.
TTTTTCGCTATCACTCTGGTATAAGTGCTTCACTTCCATTGAACTGAATTCTCTCATGCTGTATTCCCGACTCACTGCATTTCTTCAGCCCTACTGTCAGCGTCCGCGTCGCTTTGTCCTGGCCCTCAGCGGCGGGTTGGACTCCCGGGTGTTGCTGGATCTGATGGGGCAGTTTATCCGTCAGCATCCCCTGCATCAGTGTCAGGTGGTCCATGTCCATCATGGGTTGAGTCCCAATGCCGATACCTGGCTGACGCGCTGTCGCGACTGGAGTGCGCAGGCCGGCCTGGCGTTTGCGGCGGAGCATGTCACCGTCCAGCAGGGGACCCGGCTAAGCGTTGAACAACAAGCCCGGGAGCAGCGCTATCAGGCGCTGGCCCGGCATGTTCAGTCCGGGGATCTGCTGCTGACGGCCCAGCATGCCGATGACCAGCTCGAGACTTTTCTGCTGGCGCTCAAGCGGGGCAGCGGCCCTGCCGGCCTTGCGGCGATGGCACCGGAGAGTTCCTTTGGCGAGGGGGTGCACCTGCGGCCGCTGTTGAGCACCACCCGGGCAGAGATGGAAACCTATGCGGATGCAAAAGGTCTGGCCTGGGTGGAAGATGAGAGCAACCGGAATACCCGTTATGATCGGAACTTCTTACGCCACGAGATCACCCCGGCGCTGGTGGCACGCTGGCCGGGGGTACGCAAGTCTGTGGCGCGCAGCGCAGCCCTGTGTGGTGAGCAGGAAGCGCTGCTCGAAGAGTTGCTGGCCGACCGGCTGGCACAGGCGGTTCAGGCAGACGGCAGCCTGGCGATTGCCAAGCTCGGCTCGGAGCGAACAGGCAAGCAGCTGATCCGACTGTGGCTGCGCCAGCAGGACGTCTTGATGCCGACGCAGGCACAGCTGGCGCAGATCTGGCACAGTGTGGTTCAGGCCCGGGCTGATGCCAACCCGCAGCTTCGCTGGCATACGGTTGAAGTACGCCGCCACCGCCAGCATCTGTATCTGATCCGCCAGTGGCCGGACATTCGTCACTGGCAGCAGCCATGTGTGCTGGGTACTCCTTGTGCCTTGCCTCAGGGGCTCGGTACGGTGCTGTTGCAGCAGACTGCACAGGGGCAGCTCCGGCTTCCGGCCCCGGATGAGCCGGTGTCTGTACGCTTCAATCCGGAGGGAATTGAAGCCAGGCCCGTCGGCAGGGTGGGGCGGCGTAAACTGAAAAAACTGTTTCAGGAATATGGCGTTCCGAGCTGGAATCGCCGCCGGACACCGTTGATTTTTTATGGGGAGCAACTCGCGGCCGTTGCCGGATTATTTGTCGTTGAAGGGTTTCACGGTCAAGACTGTGACCTGACTTGGCATAATGATGTATTTCATGTGCAATGTTAGGTCAAAGAGTGCACAATTCTAACTGGCTGGTTTTTCATCGTAAATTAAAGCGGCCATCCATTTGAATAAACAGAATTATAAGAGGACACAATGAAAAAAGTTCTTGCAATAGCAGTGTTAGCAACCGTCATCTCAGCCCCGTCCCTGGCAGGGGATGCTGCCGCAGGGAAAGCCAAAGCCGCTGTTTGCGCAGCATGCCATGGCGCTGATGGTACGGCGATGATCCCAACTTACCCGAACCTCAAAGGCCAGAATGAGCAATATCTGGTGAGCGCGTTGAAAGCTTATAAAAATAAACAACGGACCGGTGGCATGGCGGCAGTGATGCAGCCGCAGGCTTCGATGCTGAGCGATACCGATATTGAGAATGTGGCCGCTTATTATGCTTCACTGAAATAATCTTTTTATCGGCCTATGGGCCAGCCGATGAAGAAAGCCGTTTCCCGTCAGGTGAAGCGGCTTTTTTATACCCGTCAGAGATAATTAAAAATCGGCCGAACCTGATATTTCTCGCTAGGTGGTGATGTTTTGTCCAGTCGGACACACTGGTGTTGATTCAAAAATAGGGATGGATTATTGTACTAGCACACTGATACGTTAGGGTGAGGGTTATGGCAGGAAACAGAGAACATTTTGGATCACGGATAGGGTTTGTGCTGGCAGCGGCCGGCGCTGCTGTCGGGTTGGGCAATATCTGGGGGTTTCCGACCCAGGCGGCCAGTAATGGTGGCGGCGCTTTCCTGCTGGTTTACTTGCTGATGATTCTGGTGGTGGCCTTTCCGATGCTGATAGTCGAGATGGCGATCGGCCGTCACGGCCAGGCCAACCCGATCGACAGTATGCGCAGCCTGTCGGACAATCCGGCGGCTAAAAAAGCCGGTGCTTTGGTGGGCTGGATTGGTCTGGCAGTACCGTCGCTGGTCCTGGCATTTTATAGCATTGTTGCGGGCTGGTTGATTTGCTTCATGCTGGCCGCCGTGACCGATATTATCGGCCTTCAGGAGGCGTCTGCGTGGTTAAAAGGTTTCTCGCCTTCACGTAACCTGTTTGGTGCGGTGATCTTTTACCTGCTGACCATTCTGATCGTCCAAAGTGGGGTGAAGCAGGGGATTGAAAAATGGTCCACGCGCTTAATGCCGGCACTGTTTGCACTGTTTGGTCTGTTATTTCTGTACATCATGACTCAGGACGGGGCGATAGAAGGTCTCAAGCACTACCTGGTGCCGGATTTCAGCATGGTGTTTGATCGCCAGTTGCTCCTGGCAGCGATGGGGCAGGGCTTCTTCTCACTGACCATTGGTGGCTGTTCGATGCTGATTTATGGCTCGTATCTGAGCAAGAAAGAGAGCCTGCCGAAAATGGCGCTGAGCGTTACCCTGGTGGACACGGCTGTCGCCTTTATTGCCGGCCTGGTGGTGTTGCCGGCGATGTTTGTGGCGATGAACAAAGGGGTGGCAATTTATGCCGAAGACGGCTCACTACTGAGCTCAGATACCCTGGTGTTCACTGTGCTACCAATGCTGTTTGACAGCCTGGGATTTGTTGGCCAGCTACTGGCGCTGGTTTTCTTTATCCTGATGACGATTGCCGCCCTGACGTCATCAATCTCGATGCTGGAGTGTCCGGTATCGTTGGTGAGTGAGCGCTTTGCTTTAGGCCGCAAGCCAACCAGCTGGTTGCTCGGTGGTGCGATTGCCCTGTTCAGCGTGGTGATTATTTTCAACTTCGGCGCCCTGTTCGGCCTGGTTGCCAAAGTGGCAACCCAATACTTCCAGCCGGTGGCGGCACTCCTGTTCACCCTGTTCGGTGGCTGGGTCTGGTCGCGTCACTCGAAGCTGAAAGAGCTCAGTGCCGGGAGCCCGGATCTGCAACACAGCCTGTTCTGGAAAATCTGGCCGCTCTACGTCAAGGTGGTGTGCCCGGTGCTGGTGGCGACGGTGCTGTACGCCTCTCTGGGATAAGCGGACTTGAACATAAAAAACGGAAGCTCAGGCTTCCGTTTTTGTTTTAGGTGTCGGCGTATGACATGATCTGCCGCGGGCTCAGCGAAACTGTTTGGCGTCCGGCAGGTACTCGAACCCGGCAGTCGCCAGGCGGTCGACCAGCTTATTTTTGTCAATCCCGTAGTATTTGATCAGGGAATCCAGAGTGCCGAACTCGTCGCGGATTTTCATGTTGACGATACTCATCAGCATCACCGGATCCATGGTTTCAAAGTTTTTCACGTCCATTATGCGTCCTCGTGATCGCTCATCAGCAAGTTGGCGGCAGCAAACGCGGCGCGCTCGCGAAACTCCTGTGGGATTTGGTCGTTGGCGGCAATATCGTTCAGTGCCTTGACCGCGCAATGAATTGCATTGGGAATATATCCCAATTCGCCGCCCCCAATCTGGGCATAGGTCATCCGGATCAGCTCGCAGCATTCATAGACTTTCATGGTTATGTCCTTTTTGATTCGTTCACTTCCGATAGACACCGGAATATCTATGGGAAGTGCGGCTGCGTACGCCTTGTCCGGCGATGCGTCACTTCCTGCTATCTTAGCAAACTTGTAGCACGGCTTTGGTGCTGAGATCAAAATCTGGCCGCGTTAGCGGGCTCGTTTGTGGCGGTACAGCTGGCGGTCGGTGCGGTCAACCAGGGTCGTGCTGGTATCTCCTTTCTGGTACGCGGCAAATCCGATGGATACCCCGATCCGTAAGTTGCGCAGAGTCGGGTCTTCCTGCATCAATTGGTCCACCCGCTCACTGACGTGCATAGCAGATTGGTCCGTGGCGGGTTGCAGCAGGACGGCAAACTCGTCGCCGCCGATCCGATAACAACGATCGGAGCTCCGTACGGCCTGTTTCAGCAAGCCTGCAAAACGGCGGATCACTTTGTCGCCGTCCAGGTGGCCGTATTTGTCATTAACCTGTTTGAAGTTATCCAGGTCAAACATCATCAGAACCAGGCCGACAGTGCGCCGCTCGCTCATGGCGATAGCCTGCTGAATATCCTGCTCGAAGCTGCTGCGGTTGCCGAGTCCCGACAGGTAGTCGCGCAGCGCCATATTTTTGACCCGGCGATATTCGATGGCGTTCGCCAGCGGGCCGGCAAAAAGCCGGTGGTAAGTGTGCAGCAGGCTGATTTCATCTTTATCGAGCGGGTAGGGGGTGGCGTATTGCAGTTTGCCCAGCTCGTGGTCGCCGAAACGCAGGACAAAGGTCTGCCGGTTCGGGGTCGTCTGACCGCGGCGGATCAGGGTGGTCGTCTTCTCGAAAGACCACACCAGGCGGCTGATATCGATCTGCTTTTCAACTTCGCGGGCGAATACCTCAAAGATTAAGCCCAGCTCCAGCTTGCCCTGGAATTTTTGCAGGATCAGCAAGCGCTGATCAGCCCCAAGGGGTTTGGTCCTTGGTTTGCTGTTTTCGGCAAAAATATTACTCCAGACTTTCGGATCCATAACGACGTCAAAAAAAGATCAGGGGGTTACTATAGGCAATTATTAAGCCATTTCAACACCTATCATGGCTTTTTATCAATAAATATAAGGATTTATTGCAGGAAATTGCGAAGGACCGTTTCTTTTTCCTGAGCGTCGCGATAACCCAAATCAATCAGGGCATGAATATATGCTGGCTCAAACAAAATATAACTGGTAATAGCCGCATCATCTCTTGGGCTGAGGCCGGTCAGGCGCATTAATGCCCGGGTCATCGGTGGCATATTGCAGTAATACTTCTGCGCCAGGGGCTCAAATGACTGGCTGGGGTAGAGCAGCACATGATCGACGATTTTCATCCCCATTTTCTCTTTTTCACTCGGCGGCAGGGCCTGGATGAGCTGGTTGGAGCGGGTCAGGTGCTCCAGATCCGCAGCCAGGGTGTCACTGAAGATGGTGTCCATCAAATGGCCGCCCAGGGTCGCCAGGCCGGGCGCGGTGGTGTGATCCATTTCGTTGATTTTCTGGTTGATCAAATCGATGATCAGGACTTTGTCGGCGCCCATTTTCAGCGACGGACGCAGGGGGGCGAGCTGGTGGATCGAGCCGTCGCCGTAATAGGCCCGTCCGATCCGTACCGCCGGGAAGACCACCGGGATCGCTGCTGAAGCCAACAGGTGCCCGGTAGTGATCAGCGAGCGGCGGCCTTTGGACTTGGCCCGGTTCCATTCGCTGATCTCCGGCTGACCTTGAAAGAAACTCACGGATTGACCGCTTTTGTAGCTCGAGACGGTCACGGACAAGCCATGAAGGTTACCGGCCAGGATCTGTTTTTCCAGCCGCTCATAGTTAATGACCTGGTTGAGCAACTGGCGCAACGGACGGCTGTCGAGTAACCCAAACGGTGGCCGTTCATGGTAATCGGCCTGCATCCGGGCTAGCCACTGATGGGTCAGATAACCGGTCATGCCCAGGGTACTGGCACGAAAGACCCGGCGGCTGTGCAGCCTGGACCAGATCCATTCCAGCTTTTTGACGCCCAGGCGAAAACAGGAGGCATAGCAGGCCAGGGCGGTGGCATTGATGGCACCGGCGGAGGTGCCGGAGTAGATGGTAAACGGGCTGTGATGGACGCGGGGATACCACTCGGCAATTGCCTTCAGCACGCCGACCTGATACGCGGCGCGGGCCCCCCCACCGGGTAGTAGCAAACTGATCCTGGGCTTATCCTTTGCCATACCACTCCATCCTATTTCCTTCAGGCTAACTATATACCGGAATCACAAGACATTGGACTGCAGCGGGCTGCTTCTGAGATATGCGGCAGCCGGGCTTGGGCTGGGAGGCGGACACAAAAAAGCCTCCGCGCGGGAGGCTTTTTTCAATGTGAGATGCAGATTAAGCCAGCTTCTGCTGAATGAAGTTGACAATCTCTGCCACTGGCACCCCTTCTTTGGTGCCGGCGCGACGGTCTTTGTATTCCATCTCGCCATTTTCCAGGCTGCGGTTACCAATCACGATGGTGTGCGGGATCCCGATCAGCTCGTGGTCGGCAAACATCACGCCCGGGCGCTCTTTACGATCATCGAACAGGACGTCGATACCGGCTGCAGTCAGGTCTGCATACAGCTTTTCAGCGGCGTCGCGGACTTCTTCAGACTTGGCCATGTTCATCGGCACAATCGAGACCTGGAACGGCGCGATCGCATCCGGCCAGATGATACCGTTGTCGTCGTTGTTCTGCTCAATCGCCGCAGCAACCACACGGGTACAGCCGATGCCGTAGCAGCCCATTTCCATGATGGTGTTCTTACCGTCCGGACCCAGAACCGCTGCGTTCATCGCTTCGGAGTAGTTGTTGCCCAGCTGGAAGATGTGGCCAACTTCGATGCCGCGCTTGAGCATCAGGGTGCCCTTGCCACATGGGCTCGGATCGCCTTCTACCACGTTGCGCAGATCTTCAACCTGACCCAGTTCAACGTCACGACCCCAGTTAATGCCGAAGTAGTGCTTGTCGTCGATGTTGGCACCGGCGCCGAAGTCGCTCATCACGGCGACCGTGCGGTCGACGATAAACGGTACCGGCAAGTTGACCGGGCCCAGAGAGCCAGGACCGGCGTTCACGAGTGCGCGGATTTCTTCTTCGGTGGCAAACTCCAGCGGCGCTGCGACGCACGACAGGTTCTCTGCCTTGACTTCGTTCAGCTCGTGGTCGCCACGGATGATGAGGGCAATCAGCTCTGCTTCGACTTCGTCAGAGGCTTTGACAAACAGGGTCTTCACCGTCTTGTCGATCGCGATCCCGTGCTGCTCAACCAGCTCGTCAATGGTCTTGGCGTCCGGCGTATCGACCAGGGTCATCTCCTGGGTTGGGGCGGCGCGCTCAGTCGCTGGTGCCAGCGCTTCAGCTTTTTCGATATTCGCTGCGTAGTCAGACTCGGTTGAGAAGGCGATCAGATCTTCGCCGCTCTCGGCCAGAACGTGGAATTCGTGCGAGCCGGAGCCGCCGATTGAGCCGGTATCAGCCAGTACCGGACGGAAGTCCAGGCCCATGCGGCTGAAGACGTTGCAGTACGCCCGATGCATGATCTCGTAGGTTTCAACCAGGCTTTCTTTGTCCAGGTGGAATGAGTAGGCATCTTTCATGATGAACTCACGTGAGCGCATCACCCCGAAGCGCGGGCGCACTTCGTCACGGAACTTGGTCTGGATCTGGTACAGGTTCAGAGGAAGTTGTTTGTACGACTTTACTTCGTTGCGAACCATGTCGGTGATCACTTCTTCGTGCGTTGGGCCCAGCACAAACGGTCGGTCGTGGCGATCAGCGATACGCAGCAGCTCAGGACCAAACTTGTCCCAGCGACCGGTTTCTTCCCACAGCTCAGAGGGCTGAACCACGGGCATTAATGTTTCGACTGCACCTGCATTGTTCATTTCTTCGCGAACAATGTTTTCGACCTTACGCAGAACACGCAGACCTGTAGGTAGCCAGGTGTAAAGACCTGAAGCCAGCTTACGGATCATACCTGCACGTAGCATCAGCTGGTGGCTGATCACTTCTGCGTCGTTTGGAGTCTCCTTCAGCGTTGAAAGAAGATATTTACTGGTACGCATTGATGGTATCCGTTGGTTAGATGAAATGAATTGGGTTCGGGGCCTGCCCCGTCCGCTGATTAAGGCGGTAACCGCATATATTAACAGGCTATTGCCGGTTCGCCAAAGAGAACAAGCGGCTGGCAGCTGTTATTTTGTGACCGGGCGCGTCAGGGCATGGACGGTGATCTGCGCGTCGCTGACACTGAATTTTACATTGTAGTCGAACAGGTGCACGGCGTACTCCTTGGGATCCGGCTTGCCTTTCTTATAGGCCGGGCGCGGATCCTGTGCCAGCACTTCTTCAATCACCGCCCGCTGGCGGGCCAGGTGACGGCCGTGCAGTTGTGACTCGGCTTCGGGGGTGAAGTGGACCGGTAGGGTTTGCGGACTCTCACTGGCAAATCCGCCGCTGGCATCGGGAATGCTGTCGGAGTAAGGAATATAAGGTTTGATGTCGACAATTGGGGTGCCGTCGACCAGATCTACGCCACCGAGTTCGAGGATCACATCCCCGTCTTGCTGGCGCACGCCGATCAGTTCGACCGCGGACATCCCGATCCCGTTGGGACGAAAGGTCGCGCGGCTGGCAAATACGCCGATGCGTTCATTACCGCCGAGGCGCGGCGGTCGAACGGTCGGACGCCAGCCTGCCTCCAGGTTCTGATCAAACAAAAACAGCAACCACAGGTGGCTGAACTGCTCAATGCTCCGGACAGCCTCCAGGGCATTGGCTTCCCCCTGGAGCACCAGTTCCGAGCGGGCGCTGGGGACCAGTCCGGGCTGGCGCGGGACGGCAAATTTTTCTTTATACGGCGAGCGGATCACGCCAATCGGATCAATCTGATAACTCATGATATCGGGCCTTCTTCAGTCTGGCGCTGACGATAGCATAAAAATAGTGCTTGATCTTTTAATGAGAATTGATATCAAATAATATGTTATAACATAACAATTCGGCTTGTGGTGTTCACTGGCCGGGCATTGCTCAAGGAGATCAGGATGAAACCAGGTATTCACCCGGAATATCGCACCGTGGTATTCCACGACACCAGCGTGGATCAGTATTTTTTAGTCGGCTCGACGCTGAAGACCGATCGCACCATTGAATGGGAAGACGGCAACACCTATCCGTACTACACCCTGGATGTGTCTTCGGCTTCGCATCCGTTCTACACCGGCAAGCAGCGGGTGGTCAGCAGTGAAGGCCGGATGGCCCACTTTAACCGTCGATTCGGTCGCTTCGGCGCCAAGCAGGAGGGGTGATCATGCAAGTGCTCAGCTCACTTAAAAGTGCCAAATTGCGCCATCGGGATTGCCAGGTTGTGAAACGACGCGGACGGATTTATGTGATTTGTAAATCCAACCCGCGCTTTAAAGCGGTTCAGGGACGGGTGAAAAAGCGTTAAGTAAAACGGAGCCGGCAGCAAGCGCTGGTCGGCTGCGACAAAAAAGCCCCTCCGACTGGAGGGGCCAGGCTTGTTTCAGGAAGGAACAGTTGCCTTGAAGTGATCCACTTTGAAGTGATCCACCTTTAAAAAACGGGCCTTGAAATTACTAGCCTTGAACTTACCAGCCTTTCACCACGCCGCCCTGGAAGATCTCTTTGGCCGCTTCATACACAGTTTCAGATTGGTAGGCTTTGACGAAGGTCTGCACGTTTTCAGCATTCACGTTGTCTTCGCGGGCCACAATCAGGTTCACGTAAGGTGAATCTTTGTCTTCGACGAATACCCCGTCACGCTCTGGTGTCAGGTTGATGCTGCTGGCATAGGTGGTGTTGATGATTGCCAGTTGTACATCATCCAGCGAACGAGGCAGTTGGGCTGCTTCAAGCTCAACAATCTGCAGGCTCTTCGGATTCTCGACAATGTCCAGCACGGTCGCTGTCAGGCCCGCACCATCTTTCAGGGTCAGCAGGCCCTGTTGTTGCAGCAGCAGCAGCGAGCGGCCCAGGTTGGTCGGATCGTTCGGTAGCGCGACTTGATCGCCATCTTTCAGCTCATCGATTGATTTGATTTTGCTGGAGTAAGCGGCGATCGGGTAGACAAACGTGTTACCGGCAATTGCAAATTTGTAACCACGGTCAGTGATTTGCTGATCCAAGTATGGTTTGTGCTGGAACGCATTGATGTCGATCGAGCCTTCTTCCAGTGCTGCGTTCGGTGAGACGTAGTCGGTGAAGGTGATCAGCTCAACATCCAGGCCATATTTGTCTTTGGCTTCCTTGGCAGCCACTTCAGCTACCTGAGCTTCTGCCCCCGCCATGACACCGATTTTAATTTTGCTGTTGTCTACCGCGGCTTCTTTCTCGCCGCAGCCGGTCAGAACCAGTGCCGAGGCCAGGCCGGCAACTGCAAACAGGTTTTTCAGATTAAACGCCATGTTACTTCTCCTTAAAAGCGGGATTTCCATAATCCTAGTCGGTAATAATATTTTCGCTGTGCTTACGTTGTGTTCTTCTTGGGTGGACTTAGCGGTGATCGACACGCTTGACCAGATGATCACCGGCAGACTGAATGCATTGCACCAGAATGACCAGCATTACCACGGTGATCAGCATGACGGTGCCGTCGAAACGCTGGTAGCCGTAGCGGATCCCGACATCGCCCAGACCGCCGCCGCCGACGGTTCCGGCCATGGCCGAGTAGCTCACCAGCGTCACCAGGGTAATGGTGATGGCGTTGATAATGCCCGGCAGGGCTTCCGGCAGCAGCACCTTGCTGATGATCTGACGCGGCGTTGCGCCCATGGCCAGGGCTGCTTCCACCAGGCCGCCCGGCACTTCCAGCAGCGCCCCTTCAACCAGACGGGCGATAAACGGGATCGCGCCGACGGTCAGCGGGACAATCGCTGCTGCGGTGCCGATGGAGCTGCCGACCACAAAGCGGGTGAACGGAATGATGGCGACCAGCAGAATGATAAACGGGATCGAGCGGCCGATATTAGTCACGGTCCCCAGAACTTTGTTCAGGGTCGGGTGTTCCAGCAGTCCGCCTTGCTTGGTCAGGTGTAGGGCGACCCCGGCCGGGATCCCGATCGCAAAGCCAATCAGGCCGGAGGCAAACACCATCACCAGTGTTTCACCCAATGCCTCAATCAGTAAGTATGTCAGGCGTTCATTGGCCTGCCACCAGTTTGCAATTGTTTCAAGCAACATAACCCAGTACCTCTACATTAACCTTGTGATCGCGCAGGAAGGCAATGGCCTGCTCTGCTGCTTGCTCGGTGCCGAAGAATTCCGCCAGCATCAGGCCGAATTTCACCCCGCCGGCATAATCCATATCGGAGCTCAGGATGCTGATGTCGATATTAAACTCACGCGCAACCTGGCTGATCAGCGGGGCATCGACCGAAGCACCGGTAAACTCCAGGCGAACCAGCGGATAACTGTTTTCAACCCGGGCATCGGTCAGTCGGATGCGGTAGTCCTCGGGGATCGACAGATCCAGGGTTGAGCGTATGAACTCCCGGGCCAGATCGGTTTTCGGATGGGCAAAGATGTCGCCGACCGGACCTTTCTCAACTAATTCACCGTCGCCGATAATTGCCACTTCGCTACAGATACTTTTCACCACATCCATTTCGTGGGTGATGAGTAAAATAGTCAGGTTCAGCTTGCGGTTGATTTCTTTGAGCAGCTCTAAAATCGACTGTGTCGTTGCCGGATCCAGCGCGCTGGTGGCTTCATCGCACAGCAGAACTTTCGGGTCGGAGGCCAGGGCCCGAGCGATGGCGACGCGCTGCTTCTGGCCGCCGCTGAGATTCGATGGGTAGGCATTGCTCTTGTCGGCCAGGCCCACCAGTTGCAGCAACTCAGCCACTTTGCTTTTGAGCTCCGCTTTTTTGGTTCCGGCTAGCTCAAGTGGTAGGGCCACATTGTCGAACACCGTCCGGGACGAGAGCAGATTGAAGTGCTGGAAGATCATCCCGATTTTACGCCGGGCGAAGGTCAGCTCCTGGGCGGACAATTGGGTCA
It includes:
- a CDS encoding patatin-like phospholipase family protein; this encodes MAKDKPRISLLLPGGGARAAYQVGVLKAIAEWYPRVHHSPFTIYSGTSAGAINATALACYASCFRLGVKKLEWIWSRLHSRRVFRASTLGMTGYLTHQWLARMQADYHERPPFGLLDSRPLRQLLNQVINYERLEKQILAGNLHGLSVTVSSYKSGQSVSFFQGQPEISEWNRAKSKGRRSLITTGHLLASAAIPVVFPAVRIGRAYYGDGSIHQLAPLRPSLKMGADKVLIIDLINQKINEMDHTTAPGLATLGGHLMDTIFSDTLAADLEHLTRSNQLIQALPPSEKEKMGMKIVDHVLLYPSQSFEPLAQKYYCNMPPMTRALMRLTGLSPRDDAAITSYILFEPAYIHALIDLGYRDAQEKETVLRNFLQ
- a CDS encoding GGDEF domain-containing protein — translated: MDPKVWSNIFAENSKPRTKPLGADQRLLILQKFQGKLELGLIFEVFAREVEKQIDISRLVWSFEKTTTLIRRGQTTPNRQTFVLRFGDHELGKLQYATPYPLDKDEISLLHTYHRLFAGPLANAIEYRRVKNMALRDYLSGLGNRSSFEQDIQQAIAMSERRTVGLVLMMFDLDNFKQVNDKYGHLDGDKVIRRFAGLLKQAVRSSDRCYRIGGDEFAVLLQPATDQSAMHVSERVDQLMQEDPTLRNLRIGVSIGFAAYQKGDTSTTLVDRTDRQLYRHKRAR
- the ykgO gene encoding type B 50S ribosomal protein L36, whose translation is MQVLSSLKSAKLRHRDCQVVKRRGRIYVICKSNPRFKAVQGRVKKR
- a CDS encoding methionine ABC transporter permease — its product is MLLETIANWWQANERLTYLLIEALGETLVMVFASGLIGFAIGIPAGVALHLTKQGGLLEHPTLNKVLGTVTNIGRSIPFIILLVAIIPFTRFVVGSSIGTAAAIVPLTVGAIPFIARLVEGALLEVPGGLVEAALAMGATPRQIISKVLLPEALPGIINAITITLVTLVSYSAMAGTVGGGGLGDVGIRYGYQRFDGTVMLITVVMLVILVQCIQSAGDHLVKRVDHR
- a CDS encoding c-type cytochrome, translating into MKKVLAIAVLATVISAPSLAGDAAAGKAKAAVCAACHGADGTAMIPTYPNLKGQNEQYLVSALKAYKNKQRTGGMAAVMQPQASMLSDTDIENVAAYYASLK
- a CDS encoding type B 50S ribosomal protein L31 yields the protein MKPGIHPEYRTVVFHDTSVDQYFLVGSTLKTDRTIEWEDGNTYPYYTLDVSSASHPFYTGKQRVVSSEGRMAHFNRRFGRFGAKQEG
- a CDS encoding sodium-dependent transporter, whose translation is MAGNREHFGSRIGFVLAAAGAAVGLGNIWGFPTQAASNGGGAFLLVYLLMILVVAFPMLIVEMAIGRHGQANPIDSMRSLSDNPAAKKAGALVGWIGLAVPSLVLAFYSIVAGWLICFMLAAVTDIIGLQEASAWLKGFSPSRNLFGAVIFYLLTILIVQSGVKQGIEKWSTRLMPALFALFGLLFLYIMTQDGAIEGLKHYLVPDFSMVFDRQLLLAAMGQGFFSLTIGGCSMLIYGSYLSKKESLPKMALSVTLVDTAVAFIAGLVVLPAMFVAMNKGVAIYAEDGSLLSSDTLVFTVLPMLFDSLGFVGQLLALVFFILMTIAALTSSISMLECPVSLVSERFALGRKPTSWLLGGAIALFSVVIIFNFGALFGLVAKVATQYFQPVAALLFTLFGGWVWSRHSKLKELSAGSPDLQHSLFWKIWPLYVKVVCPVLVATVLYASLG
- a CDS encoding proline--tRNA ligase, with protein sequence MRTSKYLLSTLKETPNDAEVISHQLMLRAGMIRKLASGLYTWLPTGLRVLRKVENIVREEMNNAGAVETLMPVVQPSELWEETGRWDKFGPELLRIADRHDRPFVLGPTHEEVITDMVRNEVKSYKQLPLNLYQIQTKFRDEVRPRFGVMRSREFIMKDAYSFHLDKESLVETYEIMHRAYCNVFSRMGLDFRPVLADTGSIGGSGSHEFHVLAESGEDLIAFSTESDYAANIEKAEALAPATERAAPTQEMTLVDTPDAKTIDELVEQHGIAIDKTVKTLFVKASDEVEAELIALIIRGDHELNEVKAENLSCVAAPLEFATEEEIRALVNAGPGSLGPVNLPVPFIVDRTVAVMSDFGAGANIDDKHYFGINWGRDVELGQVEDLRNVVEGDPSPCGKGTLMLKRGIEVGHIFQLGNNYSEAMNAAVLGPDGKNTIMEMGCYGIGCTRVVAAAIEQNNDDNGIIWPDAIAPFQVSIVPMNMAKSEEVRDAAEKLYADLTAAGIDVLFDDRKERPGVMFADHELIGIPHTIVIGNRSLENGEMEYKDRRAGTKEGVPVAEIVNFIQQKLA
- a CDS encoding DUF4250 domain-containing protein, which produces MDVKNFETMDPVMLMSIVNMKIRDEFGTLDSLIKYYGIDKNKLVDRLATAGFEYLPDAKQFR
- a CDS encoding YaeP family protein, with translation MKVYECCELIRMTYAQIGGGELGYIPNAIHCAVKALNDIAANDQIPQEFRERAAFAAANLLMSDHEDA
- the tilS gene encoding tRNA lysidine(34) synthetase TilS; amino-acid sequence: MLYSRLTAFLQPYCQRPRRFVLALSGGLDSRVLLDLMGQFIRQHPLHQCQVVHVHHGLSPNADTWLTRCRDWSAQAGLAFAAEHVTVQQGTRLSVEQQAREQRYQALARHVQSGDLLLTAQHADDQLETFLLALKRGSGPAGLAAMAPESSFGEGVHLRPLLSTTRAEMETYADAKGLAWVEDESNRNTRYDRNFLRHEITPALVARWPGVRKSVARSAALCGEQEALLEELLADRLAQAVQADGSLAIAKLGSERTGKQLIRLWLRQQDVLMPTQAQLAQIWHSVVQARADANPQLRWHTVEVRRHRQHLYLIRQWPDIRHWQQPCVLGTPCALPQGLGTVLLQQTAQGQLRLPAPDEPVSVRFNPEGIEARPVGRVGRRKLKKLFQEYGVPSWNRRRTPLIFYGEQLAAVAGLFVVEGFHGQDCDLTWHNDVFHVQC
- a CDS encoding MetQ/NlpA family lipoprotein encodes the protein MAFNLKNLFAVAGLASALVLTGCGEKEAAVDNSKIKIGVMAGAEAQVAEVAAKEAKDKYGLDVELITFTDYVSPNAALEEGSIDINAFQHKPYLDQQITDRGYKFAIAGNTFVYPIAAYSSKIKSIDELKDGDQVALPNDPTNLGRSLLLLQQQGLLTLKDGAGLTATVLDIVENPKSLQIVELEAAQLPRSLDDVQLAIINTTYASSINLTPERDGVFVEDKDSPYVNLIVAREDNVNAENVQTFVKAYQSETVYEAAKEIFQGGVVKGW
- the tsaA gene encoding tRNA (N6-threonylcarbamoyladenosine(37)-N6)-methyltransferase TrmO is translated as MSYQIDPIGVIRSPYKEKFAVPRQPGLVPSARSELVLQGEANALEAVRSIEQFSHLWLLFLFDQNLEAGWRPTVRPPRLGGNERIGVFASRATFRPNGIGMSAVELIGVRQQDGDVILELGGVDLVDGTPIVDIKPYIPYSDSIPDASGGFASESPQTLPVHFTPEAESQLHGRHLARQRAVIEEVLAQDPRPAYKKGKPDPKEYAVHLFDYNVKFSVSDAQITVHALTRPVTK